A region of Miscanthus floridulus cultivar M001 unplaced genomic scaffold, ASM1932011v1 fs_786_1_2, whole genome shotgun sequence DNA encodes the following proteins:
- the LOC136533089 gene encoding uncharacterized protein, which translates to MGTSGEKESMDRAFNQTAGNLVWPMLTRTNYQEWSSHIQCNLEGMYLWDAVESDKPERRRDRLALGAMLRGVPTEMHSMLLNKKSMKEAWEAIKTMRLGAYRVKEVNAQKLLGEFESISFKAGESIDDFAIRITKLATDLKGLGEMSVDDSRVVKKFLRVVPSRYNQVAVAIEMLSDLKTLTIEELVGRLRAAEDRFEPSVEQVTEKMPKLLLTEEEWAAK; encoded by the coding sequence ATGGGAACGTCGGGCGAGAAGGAGTCAATGGACCGGGCGTTTAATCAGACCGCCGGCAACCTGGTGTGGCCGATGCTCACCCGGACAAACTACCAAGAGTGGTCCTCGCATATCCAATGCAATCTAGAGGGTATGTACCTTTGGGACGCCGTTGAATCTGATAAGCCGGAAAGACGTCGGGATAGACTGGCTCTTGGAGCCATGCTCCGCGGCGTACCAACGGAGATGCACTCGATGCTCCTCAACAAGAAGTCTatgaaggaggcatgggaggcgatCAAGACGATGCGTCTTGGTGCATATCGCGTCAAGGAGGTAAATGCTCAGAAGTTGTTGGGCGAGTTTGAATCGATCTCGTTCAAGGCAGGAGAGTCGATAGATGATTTTGCCATTCGGATCACAAAGTTGGCAACAGACTTGAAAGGCCTTGGAGAAATGAGTGTTGATGATTCAAGGGTGGTGAAGAAATTCCTTCGAGTAGTGCCATCACGCTACAATCAGGTAGCGGTGGCAATTGAGATGTTAAGTGACCTGAAAACCCTCACGATCGAGGAGCTTGTGGGGAGGCTGAGGGCGGCGGAGGATAGATTCGAGCCCTCGGTGGAGCAGGTCACGGAGAAGATGCCGAAACTCCTGTTGACTGAAGAAGAATGGGCGGCGAAGTAG